The Candidatus Hydrogenedentota bacterium genome contains the following window.
CGACGAGGCCGGTCAGGCCGGCGGGGAGGACGGCGCCGATGAAGTGGGGGAACAATTGATCGGCCTGGCCGGTCAGGCCAAGCTCGGGTTTGGGCAGGTTCTCGGGGAAGCGGAGATAGAAACCGACCAGGGCCATGCCGGTAAGGAACAACACGCCGCTCGTCAGCGCGTCGCCCAGGATGGAAAGTCCGAAACTGCGCCGCGCGTCCCGCGCATCTTTGGTGCTTAGAAAACGCTGGATGACCACCTGGTCGCCCGTGGCGGTCATGATCCAGTAGGAGCAGCCATAGATGAGGACGCTCACGACGGAAAGGCGCACGTTCGGATCCAGGGTGAAGAATTCGGGCACGGGCCAATTCAAATCCTGCAGCGCGGGGGAGGACCAGTCCGGCCACCAGGCGGTCAGGCCGCCGCAGCGGTAGGAAATATAGAGCACGCTGAGGACTGCCCCGCCGATGAGGATGCCGAATTGGATCACATCGGTGATCATCACGGCGCGGATGCCGCCCACGATGGTGTAGGCGGTGCCGATGACGCCCACCCCGATCAGGACCCCGCGCAGGGGCAGACCGGTAACGGTGGAGACGGCGAGGCTGCAGGTGTAAATCACGAGGCCCATCCAGAAGATCCGGGAGAGGACGAACATGGCGGAGGTGGTCTTGCGGACGCCCGGGCCGAGTCGCTCATCGAGGAGTTCGTATGCCGAGGTCACTTTGTGCTTCATGATGTGGGGGATGACGAGATAGCCGACGACGAGAAACGAGATGGGGGCGTGGAGCATCTGCCACATCCAGCCGGGACCGTTCTTCACCATTTCTCCGGGACCGGCGAGATAAGAAATGGAGCTGACGACGGTGGCGACGATAGAAATACCGGCAACGAAGGGGCTCATGCCGCGGCTTCCGACAAAGTACTCCTCTGTGGAACTTTGCTTGCGGGAGGACCACCAGCCTACAAACAGCATAAGGCTGCAATAGGCTACGATGACGAACATGTCCAAGGCTTGCAAATGACCCATGGTTCCCTTTCTAATGGGTTGGCGCGTTGAGCGCGCCATAGCGTAGCACAATGAACCCGGTCGAGCCAGCACCGGCTCCCGGACTTACGAGCCCAGGATGGATTCCGGATTCCCGGAGTCCATTGAATATGCGCTACCCGTACCAAGGAGGATCGCCCCATGATTGTCGAAAGCAGTGGAACCATATTCGCGGCGGGGCCCGGGCGGCCCAATTCCAGTGCCACCTTCCCCCTCGCCTGCGTCACCCGCTCCGGACGCTGGCTATGCGCCTTCCGGGGCGCCCCGGCGAAGGTTCCGAATGCCGGCCAGCAGGTCTACCTCACCTGGTCCGACGACTGTGGGGCCACGTGGCGCGAACCCTTCGCGCCGTTCTCGCCGCCCGAGGTGGAAGGTAAGGCGGGGCTTTTCCGTTTCGCCGGGCTGACGCGCCTGAAGGGCGGAAGACTGCTGGCGGCGATAAACTGGGTGGACTTTTCCAATCCGGACGCGCCTTACTTCAATGATGAGACCGAGGGGTTGCTGGACACGAAGATCTTTCTAGCGGAGTCGGAGGATGACGGCGCGACGTGGTCCACGCCCCGGTTGATGGATACGGCGCCTTTCAACGTGCCCACGCCGCTGACCGGTCCGATTCTTCGATTCCACGACGGGCTCCTGGTCTGCCAGATCGAACTCAACAAGCCGTATCTTGATACAGCACCCTGGCACCATGCTTCAGTGCTGCTTTTTTCCGAGGACGAGGGCAAGACCTGGCCCCGCCACAGTGTGGTGACCCGCGACCCGGAAAATCGCATTTTCTACTGGGATCAGCGGGCCTCGATTCTGGCCGACGACGTACTTTTCGACGCCTTCTGGACCTTCGACCGGAGCCATGCGACCTATTTGAACATTCATACCTGTCATTCCCGCGACGAGGGCCTGGGCTGGAGTCCGCTCAAGGACACTGGCGTTGCGGGGCAGCCGGGGCCGATCTTCGCGCTGGAAGATGGGGAGCTGGCGATGCCCGTGGTGGATCGAAGGGGCGCGCCGAAGATTACCGTCCGCCGCAGTGAAGACGGGGGCGAGACGTGGCCGGACGAAGATGTGATTGTGGTGTACGACTCCGCGGGCGCCTCGCAAACGGTCGATAAAGGGAGTATGCAGGATGCCTGGGCCGAGATGTATGCCTTCTCAGTGGGCCTGCCCAATGTGGCGCCGCTGCCGGGCGGCGGTGCGGTACTGGTTTACTATGCCGGGCCCGAGACCAACAACACGGGGATTCACTGGGCTAAGATAGAGTAGCAATTTACTCGACAGGCGCTTCGCTGATCTTACCTTTGAGCACAAATTCGGGGTGATGGCCGAAGTATTCGCCCTCCCAATAGAAACCAGCGGTTTCTCCGGGAAACAGGTAGGCCGTGTCACCGCGCACTACGGTGATACTTGCCACATCGTCGAAGGGGAGCGACGTGGCCGTGCCGAAGCTGTCCGTCTTGATGTCATAGACATAGTGGTGGTTGTAGTAGTGCGTGTTTGCGAAACTCGGGTGGTTTTCCCAGGTTCGGGTAACTTTCTGTGGCGTGCCATAGGCGGGGCTTTCGCTCCCGTCCGTGTTCGCGATGACCCCGTATTGATAGCTCGCGGGGAGCAGCACATAGCGATCGGCGAACACGGTGGTGCTTGAGCTGGAGCCCGACGCAGACACCGGGTGATCGCGAAGCCGCTCCCACAGGTCGGAAGCGGGGTCGTAGCGCCAGTTGTCCACGACATTGGCATAGGCGCCGGTGGCGAGCATGGAAATGCCGCCGATCACGTATATTTTTCCATCCACGACGGGTGTCCCAGTAAGACAGCGCGCCGTACCGGGTAGTTTCGACTTCTCGGTCCAGCCGGCTTCGGGTTTTTCGGTGTCGAACATGATCAGGCGCTGCCCCAGACCCTTTATCGTGCCTGTTCTATCCTGAAGGCAATAAAAGGCCTGGGCGTCATAATCCGCGCCGCCAAGGGCGTAAATCTTTTTGCCGACGACGGACATGCCGGTCCAGCAGGTGGGGGAGGGCAGGGGCGGCAGGGCTTCCCAGTTCCAGGTCTCCCCGGTGTGCGTCAACTTAAATCCATCCGCATACGTGTAGGGCGCGTCATAGCTGAATCCACCCCAGAGATAGAGGGCGCCCTCCACGCTCGCGCCGTTGCCCGCCTGCCGCGCCGCGCCGGGGAATGGCGGAAGCTCGATCCAGCCTGCGGCTTCGTCTTCGAGATTGAGGGCCCACGCTTTGTTCAGGAATCCCCGTGGATACTTGCCCGGCTTCCAGTTGTCGTCCGCGCCGCTGCAGAATCCGAGCACGCTCACAACCCAGTTGCCCAGCAAGTTGACGTGATTGTCCTGCATGCCCTGCGGCATGTGGGTTCCGGCGCTCCAGTCCAGGGTCAACATGGGCCGGAGGGACTCCTGCGCCTGAGGCGTGGGCGCGGGCGGCGGAGCCACGGGTTCCGAAGCCGTTGCCGCAGTGAGTTGAAGCATCGTGGCCAGGGCGACCACAGAAAATTTGAGATTCATTTTGATCGGGCCTCTACAGGGTGGGTATCCGTCAGTGGGGGGCAACACCTTTAAGGAGGAAGAGCATGTGCTCCATGGTCTTGAATATTTCTTCCAGATATTCCGGGATGGCCTTCACGCTACCCGGCAAGGTATAGACCAGGCTGGAGCCCATCACCGCCGCGATGCTTCGACTGGTGAGGGCGAGGGGCATGCGTTCGCCATGCTTCAGGCGAATGTAGTCCATGATGCCGGGAATGAGCTTATCGGCGTGCCTCGCCACCACGTCCGGGGTGATGTCCCTGGGGCCGACGCCGGTGCCGCCGGTGGTGATGACCAGGTCGACCTGACTTTCCCTGGCGTTGGCGAGGGCCATCTCAATGGCCGATACCTCATCGGCAATGACCTGGGTTTCGATCCAGGGGGTCCAGTGGTTATCGCGACACCAGCGCTCCACCAGTTCCGTTGCCGCGGGGCCGCTCTTATCCTCGTATTCCCCGCGACTCGCCCGATCGCTCACGGTGATGATATGGGCGCGGAGCACGCGCCGCTGGTGCAGGATGTTGTGGTCGGCCTCAATGGTTCCGCCGTGGACGACGCGCGCGAAGACCCCGAAATCGCCCAGGAGACATTTGCTCTCCGAACCGCAGAGTTCACGTCCCGATTCATTGACCCGCTTGCCGATTTGGGTAATTTCAAGGAGGGCGTCGCCGAATTCGAGGGTGTCGAGCAACCGGACCTCGCCGAGGCCCTCGCCATCGAGGAGAATGTTCTCCTGGCCAAGACCCGCCCTTTGATCCTGTGCCGCGTCCGGGAATCGGGTCGCGACCACATCCACATGCATGAAACTGATCTGGCGCAAGCCGGGCCCCGCATGGCGGTCGCCCTCGATGCCGTTGCGCGTGACGCGAAGTTGGGCGGCGGGTGTGTGGGGCTGGCCTTTGGCTTCAGCGATGCTCAGACCGATAGTCGTCAGAGCGCTTGTGACTGGCGAGATACTTTGGGTCATGGGGCTCTCTCTTGTTGAGCGACTCATCGGTGTTCTGGGAATACGAAACTCTTTGCAGGGACAACAGGGGCATCAGGGAAACCAGGTAAAAGTGGCCTTCCGTCTTTGCCGTCCCTGCAACATTATGCATCACAATAAACGCACTGGGACCACATCGCCCTCTTGGAGCGTGTCCACGTCCATAGGAAATGCGATGAGGCCATCGGCGGTAGTGAAGGCGTTGATATGGGCGGAGCCGTGAAACTCGATGGCCCGAACCCGGCCGGCTTCGTCGATGCGCACGGGTACCCAGCCCATCCGGCCAGGATTGCGACGGGTAAAGGTTTCCCCCAGTACCAGCGGGACGACGCGCGCCTGGCTTGTGGTACCCTGGAGCTTGCGCAGAAAGGGCTCAGCGAAGAGCATGAACTGGAGGAAACTGGAAACCGGGTTGCCCGAGAGGCCAAAGCACGCTTTGTCGGGGTGGGTGGCGAAGAGCACTGGTTTCCCCGGCTGGATGGCCACGCGGTCAAAATGCGTTTCGAATCCGTGATGCTTGAGAATATCCGGCACGAGGTCGTAGTCCCCCATGGAGACCCCGCCCGTGCTGAGGACCACATCGTGATCAGCCAGTGCACGCTCCCACGCGGCGCGGAGGTCTGACTCGTTGTCATGCACGATCCCGAGGTCACGCGCCCGCGCGCCTGCCTCCAGGGCCAGGGCCGTGAGCTGGGCGCTGTTGCTGTTGCGGATTTGCCCTGGGCCGGGTGCGACTGTGGGCGATACGAGTTCATCGCCCGTGGCAATTACGGCAACCCTCGGGCACCGACGAACGAGGGGCTCGGTGCAGCCGACGGAAGCCAGTACGGGCAAGTGTTGCGGTCGAAGCAGGGTGCCCGATTCGAGCACCCGATCCCCCGCGCGAAGGTCGTCGCCCCGGGGGACGATATGGCTGCGCGGCTGGCTGCCCGTAAAGCGGACCTGATCGGCGCTCAGCTCCTCCATCTCTTCCACGATAAGGACGCAGTCGGCCCCGTCGGGGATCGGCGCACCGGTCATGACCTTCGAGCACGAACCGGGCGTGATGGCAAAGCGGGGCACCTGGCCCGCCGGTACATGCTCCAAGACATGCAGGGGCGTGAAAGCGTCGATTGCGCGGCAGGCGTATCCATCCATGGAGGACTTGTTAAAGGGGGGCATATCGAGGTCGGCGAAGACGGATTCGGCGAGGACTCGATTCAGCGCGGTGGCCAGAGGGATGCGCTCGGGTTCAAGCAGCCAGGCCGTCTGTAGAACGCGGGCGACGGCGTCTTCGTAACGAATCATGGTGACCTCGGGGCGCGGGCGAAGTTTGGGGAGGTTCGCCCGGGCGTGGCGGGGGCGAAACTCCGCGCAAACAAAAAACTCCCTTCGGCATCCCGCCCGTTTTTTGAAAAAGGGCAGGATGCCGCAGGTTTAATCCTGTTATGGCGATGGCGCTACGTGGGTTAGTAGCGGCGCGGAGCCCGTTGCGGGCGTTCAGGACGGGGGCGCGCCTCGTTCACGTTAATACTGCGCCCTTTGATGTCCTTGCCGTTAAGCGAATCAATGGCCTGTTTCGCTTCGGCGTCCACGGGCATTTCGACGAAGCCGAAGCCCTTGGAGCGCCCGGTTTCGCGATCGCTGATGACATTGGCGCGGGATACCTCGCCATATGCCCCGAAGATCTCCTTCAAGTCCTCATCCGTTACCGAGTACGATAAATTCCCTGCGTAGATATTCATTCCGTCTGGTCTCGTCGATCCTGTGCGTTTCCTGAATTCCACCACCTGGTGATCAACCGCACAAATCACCCGGCAGTTCCACGCCCGAAACTGGCAGCACCAGTACCGGACCCAAGGCTTGTCCAACAGGCCGATCTATTTCGGGCCAGCCAAACCAATATGACATCCAAAACGCCGCACTTCCTGCTGCGGCCACCTGTCCACTAACCTATCGCTCCGCCATTGTACCGCATGATGCGGAAAAATGGGGTTAAAAATCGGTGAGCAACCCGGGCTCGTCTTCTTGCCGCGCCATCCCATGATGACCTGCGGTGGCGGGGCAACTGATCTAGGAAAACATTATAGCCAAAGGTAGTCCAAATGGCTAGAGAAATTATGAGGTTTCGGCCCCGGCATTCGGGGGCCACTCCAGGGCCGCTTCGTAGGCGCTTCGATCATTCAAATTCGCAATTTTTACCGCTGGCGCCTCCAGGATCGTGGCCCCGCAGCACCCGATAAAATCGAGCACGCGGCGCTCTCCCCGGTGGAGGAAGGCCAGCATTTCTTCGGCCAGCGTCCGGTGGTAGAGTGCAAAAAGGGGGTGAATCCGACCATCGGAGGTCCTAGGAACAATACACCGCGCGCCGCCGGTGTATTCCCACAGTGTATCCAGCAGTTTCAGGGGAAGCTCTGGAATGTCGGTTGCCACGACCAGCGTC
Protein-coding sequences here:
- a CDS encoding exo-alpha-sialidase, translated to MIVESSGTIFAAGPGRPNSSATFPLACVTRSGRWLCAFRGAPAKVPNAGQQVYLTWSDDCGATWREPFAPFSPPEVEGKAGLFRFAGLTRLKGGRLLAAINWVDFSNPDAPYFNDETEGLLDTKIFLAESEDDGATWSTPRLMDTAPFNVPTPLTGPILRFHDGLLVCQIELNKPYLDTAPWHHASVLLFSEDEGKTWPRHSVVTRDPENRIFYWDQRASILADDVLFDAFWTFDRSHATYLNIHTCHSRDEGLGWSPLKDTGVAGQPGPIFALEDGELAMPVVDRRGAPKITVRRSEDGGETWPDEDVIVVYDSAGASQTVDKGSMQDAWAEMYAFSVGLPNVAPLPGGGAVLVYYAGPETNNTGIHWAKIE
- a CDS encoding molybdopterin molybdotransferase MoeA — encoded protein: MIRYEDAVARVLQTAWLLEPERIPLATALNRVLAESVFADLDMPPFNKSSMDGYACRAIDAFTPLHVLEHVPAGQVPRFAITPGSCSKVMTGAPIPDGADCVLIVEEMEELSADQVRFTGSQPRSHIVPRGDDLRAGDRVLESGTLLRPQHLPVLASVGCTEPLVRRCPRVAVIATGDELVSPTVAPGPGQIRNSNSAQLTALALEAGARARDLGIVHDNESDLRAAWERALADHDVVLSTGGVSMGDYDLVPDILKHHGFETHFDRVAIQPGKPVLFATHPDKACFGLSGNPVSSFLQFMLFAEPFLRKLQGTTSQARVVPLVLGETFTRRNPGRMGWVPVRIDEAGRVRAIEFHGSAHINAFTTADGLIAFPMDVDTLQEGDVVPVRLL
- a CDS encoding molybdenum cofactor guanylyltransferase, whose product is MTSAIDFDALILAGGESRRMGTDKSLLPFGGRTLIEHIADQLIPIAREVRISTGGQALHAGLGLPLVPDIQPGFGPLMGIASGLRTSSRDWTLVVATDIPELPLKLLDTLWEYTGGARCIVPRTSDGRIHPLFALYHRTLAEEMLAFLHRGERRVLDFIGCCGATILEAPAVKIANLNDRSAYEAALEWPPNAGAETS
- a CDS encoding molybdenum cofactor synthesis protein: MTQSISPVTSALTTIGLSIAEAKGQPHTPAAQLRVTRNGIEGDRHAGPGLRQISFMHVDVVATRFPDAAQDQRAGLGQENILLDGEGLGEVRLLDTLEFGDALLEITQIGKRVNESGRELCGSESKCLLGDFGVFARVVHGGTIEADHNILHQRRVLRAHIITVSDRASRGEYEDKSGPAATELVERWCRDNHWTPWIETQVIADEVSAIEMALANARESQVDLVITTGGTGVGPRDITPDVVARHADKLIPGIMDYIRLKHGERMPLALTSRSIAAVMGSSLVYTLPGSVKAIPEYLEEIFKTMEHMLFLLKGVAPH
- a CDS encoding RNA-binding protein, with the protein product MNIYAGNLSYSVTDEDLKEIFGAYGEVSRANVISDRETGRSKGFGFVEMPVDAEAKQAIDSLNGKDIKGRSINVNEARPRPERPQRAPRRY
- a CDS encoding sodium/solute symporter (Members of the Solute:Sodium Symporter (SSS), TC 2.A.21 as described in tcdb.org, catalyze solute:Na+ symport. Known solutes for members of the family include sugars, amino acids, nucleosides, inositols, vitamins, urea or anions, depending on the system.), whose amino-acid sequence is MGHLQALDMFVIVAYCSLMLFVGWWSSRKQSSTEEYFVGSRGMSPFVAGISIVATVVSSISYLAGPGEMVKNGPGWMWQMLHAPISFLVVGYLVIPHIMKHKVTSAYELLDERLGPGVRKTTSAMFVLSRIFWMGLVIYTCSLAVSTVTGLPLRGVLIGVGVIGTAYTIVGGIRAVMITDVIQFGILIGGAVLSVLYISYRCGGLTAWWPDWSSPALQDLNWPVPEFFTLDPNVRLSVVSVLIYGCSYWIMTATGDQVVIQRFLSTKDARDARRSFGLSILGDALTSGVLFLTGMALVGFYLRFPENLPKPELGLTGQADQLFPHFIGAVLPAGLTGLVVSALFAAAMSSLDSGINSISTVLVKDFKHLFARNCETDDQQLERAKWVGIAVGATAIAMSFGVTYMPGSNLLEITVRFSSVLAAPLFVAFALAFFAKRSTPAGAWVGIATGAALGITLTFWKDIVHLVTGAESNMSITFIMPLSALGAYTAGLVVSRFTKARGEQA